The following proteins are co-located in the Silene latifolia isolate original U9 population chromosome 1, ASM4854445v1, whole genome shotgun sequence genome:
- the LOC141641279 gene encoding uncharacterized protein LOC141641279: protein MASRNRKEEKAEGAARYAADEIKSAREERNSQDQLRRGDYDTGYGTGTGTGTGTYTTSSTVEEKNRPGIISSVVGALGSTYEHAKEAVTGKTHDAAEKTKETADSVSRSTQESHDAAAVRAREKAEWARAGRDNTAESLREAKDKTLGTAKDAAGYVGDKTREAKDKTVGTAKDAAGYVGDKTREAKDKTVEYKDYTADKAVEGKDATVGKLSELKDSAADAAKRAMGYFTVKKDEAKDKVSETAEMAKDKGFETKEEAKDMYRGTEDEARRKMAEERRLENLRNKGFNTVVDEDAALRGEAGKSTVFGAIGNMAEAVKSKLTMPHDVVEDEARRKAGEGREVKVTIEESPPGAAAEILRDANRTGRGVGVGAVADLLKDADQITGQSFSPNDVGRMDDDQGRTRRR from the exons ATGGCAAGCAGAAACAGAAAGGAAGAGAAAGCCGAAGGTGCAGCAAGATACGCTGCCGACGAAATCAAATCAGCTAGAGAAGAAAGAAACTCTCAAGACCAACTCCGTCGCGGCGATTACGATACCGGATATGGCACCGGTACTGGTACTGGCACTGGGACCTATACTACTAGTAGTACCGTGGAGGAGAAGAACAGGCCGGGGATTATATCCTCGGTGGTGGGTGCATTAGGCAGCACCTACGAGCATGCCAAGGAAGCGGTCACGGGAAAAACCCATGATGCGGCTGAGAAGACCAAGGAGACGGCTGATTCCGTCTCAAGAAGTACCCAGGAGAGCCATGATGCGGCTGCCGTGAGGGCACGTGAGAAGGCGGAGTGGGCCCGTGCGGGGAGGGATAATACTGCTGAGAGTTTGAGGGAGGCTAAGGATAAGACTCTTGGGACCGCGAAGGATGCGGCTGGGTATGTTGGGGATAAGACTAGGGAGGCTAAGGATAAGACTGTTGGGACCGCGAAGGATGCGGCTGGGTATGTTGGGGATAAGACTAGGGAAGCTAAGGATAAGACGGTTGAGTATAAAGATTATACGGCTGATAAGGCGGTGGAAGGGAAGGATGCGACGGTTGGGAAGTTGTCCGAGTTGAAGGATTCGGCTGCTGATGCGGCGAAGAGGGCCATGGGTTACTTTACGGTGAAGAAAGATGAGGCTAAGGACAAGGTTAGCGAGACGGCTGAGATGGCCAAGGATAAGGGTTTTGAGACTAAAGAGGAGGCCAAG GATATGTACAGAGGAACCGAGGACGAGGCAAGGAGGAAAATGGCGGAAGAGAGGAGGCTTGAGAATTTGAGGAACAAAGGGTTTAATACTGTCGTCGATGAAGATGCTGCATTGAG GGGAGAAGCAGGGAAGAGCACAGTATTCGGAGCAATTGGAAACATGGCAGAGGCAGTGAAGAGCAAGCTGACAATGCCACATGACGTAGTCGAGGACGAGGCAAGGAGGAAGGCGGGAGAAGGTAGAGAAGTGAAGGTGACTATTGAGGAAAGTCCACCTGGTGCCGCGGCTGAGATTCTAAGGGATGCCAATAGGACTGGGCGAGGAGTGGGTGTTGGTGCTGTGGCGGACCTTCTTAAGGATGCTGATCAGATCACTGGACAGAGTTTTAGCCCTAATGATGTCGGAAGGATGGATGACGACCAAGGACGGACTCGTCGTCGCTAG